Genomic window (Desulforapulum autotrophicum HRM2):
GCCCGGCCACCGGCCAGCATGACAGATAGTTTTGATAATCTAAACAGAGCCGGGATTCTTTCAGAGAGCCTTTGCATAAGGATGAAAAAAAGTGTCGGCTATAGAAATATAGCCGTTCATGAATATTCAACCATTAATTGGGATCTTGTGTTTTCAGTTGCTACGAAAAATTTGAATGATTTTAGAGAATTTTCAAAAAGTATTTTGACGTGGTTGAAAGTACAGAGTTGAAATTATGAATTTTAAATTAGAAAAAAATCTGGCCATCCAGATCCTGATCCTGACAGGCGTGTTTGTGGCCCTTTACAGTCACGCCATTGCTACCCTGATCTATGACTGGTCCAACAATGCCAACTTCTCCCACGGCTTTTTGATTCCCTTTGTGGCCGCCTACATGGTGTGGCACAAGAAAGAGACCCTTAAGACCATTGAGATAAAATCCTCTCCAGCAGGCATTGGTGTGATTGTTTTTGGCATGCTCTGCTATCTTGCCGGCACCATCGGGTCAGAGCTGTTCGTCATGCGATCGTCCATGATTATCACCATCTCCGGCATGGTTATTTATCTTTTTGGTTTTCAGATATTTAAGGCTGTACTCATCCCCATACTTTATCTCATTCTCATGATTCCCATTCCCGCCATTATCTGGAACAAAATCGCCTTTCCCCTCCAGTTGTTTGCGGCCAATCTTTCGTCAGGCATGGTTCATCTTCTGGGAATACCCGTGTTAAGGGACGGCAACATACTTCACCTTGCCAATACCTCCCTTGAGGTTGTGGATGCCTGTTCCGGCATTCGCTCCCTTACCTCCCTTCTGGCGCTGTCAGGTGCATTTGCCTTTATCGCCCCTTTGGGAAATTTTAAGAAATGGGTGCTTTTCTTTTCCGCATTGCCCATTGCGGTTGTGGTCAATATCGTTCGTTTGACCATCACCGCCGTCATGGCAACCTATATCGGTCCTGAAGCGGCCCAGGGTTTTTTGCATGAGATGTCAGGAATTCTGGTATTTGCAGTTGCCCTTGCCCTGGTCTACCTTGTGTTTATCATTGAATTGAAATTTGAAAAATAAAAGAGTCCTCAGAATTTTTTTAGAAATCATTAGGTGATCCAGAATGTCTATATGATTCTTGACATAATTCTGATTGATGATATTATTTGATATTAATATAAAGTCAAATACTGCCATCATAATTGAGGTGTATAATGAAAGCGATTACAGTCCGCGGAATAGCGCCGAATGTAGCCATAAAATTAAAGGAAATTGCATCAAAGGAAAACAAAAGTCTTAACCAGTTGATGCTTGATTTAATTCAAATAAGGGTAGGGATAAAGAAAGAGAAAAAATTCACCCGCACTTATGATGATCTTGATTTTTTGTTTGGGAAATGGTCAGACAAGGAATTTGACATGGTTCAAACAAAGATTGATGATGAAAGAATCATTGATCCGGAGCTATGGAAGTGAAAAGAATACTGATTGATACCAATATCTATTCCCATGCCATGCGTGCAGATCATGAAGTGACTCATTTGTTAAGGAAGGTGGATGAAATTGGGATCTCAGTCATCAGTGTAGGTGAACTTTATTCAGGATTTAAAGGTGGAACAAGAGAACGTGGGAATCGAGACGAACTTGAATTGTTTTTGGACTCTCCAAGGGTTGTGCTCTATTCAGTTGATATCCAAACCGCTGATTATTATTCAGAGATCATCACAAATTTGAAAAAAGCAGGAACGCCTATTCCAACCAATGATATCTGGATCGCTTCTGTTGCATTTCAGCATGGACTGAAATTATTTACAAAAGATGTCCATTTCTCTTTTGTAAAAGGGCTTATACTTGTCTAAACCAAATAAAACTTTAAATAAATCAATTCTCCTGACCTTTGACGTTGAAGACTGGTTCCAGGTGGAAAATTTTAAGGGCTATATCCCTTTTTCCTCCTGGTCATCCCTTGATATGCGGGTGGAGAGCAATACCCAAATAATCCTTGATTTGTTGGATTCATTTGCCTTTAAACCCAAAGCCACTTTTTTCATCCTGGGTTGGATTGCCAAAAGGGTACCAGGTCTTGTAAGAGAAATTCATGACAGGGGCCATGAAGTTGCCTCCCACGGAATTTCCCACCATTTGTGTACCCACCAGTCCTTGGGAGAATTATCCGAGGATTTGTCAGCCAGCAAAAAACTGCTTGAAGATTTGACAGGGGAGGGTGTTTACGGGTATCGAGCCCCTAGCTTTGCTGTTGACAACGATATTCTAAAACTCATCCAGAAGGCCGGATACCTCTACGATTCAAGCTATAATTCGTTTGCCATGCACGGAAGATATGGCAGGCTTGATCTCTCCCAGGCAGAAAAACAGGGTACAGCATTTAAGCCTTTCTCTGATTTTTTAGAGTTGCCTGTGAGCAATCTTAGTCTTGGAACGAAGATTTTTCCCCTGGGAGGGGGCGGCTATTTTAGGCTTATACCGTTTCAACTGTTCAAGCAGGGCATGAAGTCCGTTTTAAGCAAGGACGATGCCTTTGTCTTTTATTCCCACCCCTGGGAGTTTGATCCGGATCAACCCCGGGTAAAACAGGCGTCAAAGGGTTTTAAATTCAGGCATTATACTAACCTCGGTCGAACCCGTAAAAAACTCTATTCACTGATAGACACCTTTAGCCGATGTGAGTTCTCAACCTGCAAGAATTATATCGGTTGAGTAATTCCCTAAGGGCCGCAAAAATTTTAACCAGGAGTGTAATGAGCTCACCCAAGAAAAAAATTCCACCCCCACCCCCCATGAGTCCCTATATCTTTACTATCCTATTATTTTTTTTCGGACTCTGGTGTTTCTACGACGGTTGGTTGACAAGCGACCCCGATATGCAAAAACATGCCCTTTTTAACAAGGTATTAAGCATCGTTCTGCTACCCTGGGGCGTTTATGATTTCTTTAAGATTAGAAAAGCCCGCAATGCCGAATCAACCGACCAAGATTAAAATAACAAAAAATGACAAATAGAAACCTGGCTTTACCCTATCTCTTACCCTATTTTGCCTATGTGGGGATTGCGTCGCTTTTGGACGGCAAGATATCCATTGAGTTCAACTACCTGTTGAGAATTTTGGTGGTAACGCCCTTGATTGTGTGGGGCTGGAAGTGGTTCATGCCCCTGTCCTCCCCGGGAAAAAAGTTTATGTCTGTTCTGTGGGGAGTCGGAACGGGCCTTGTGGGTTTTGCCCTGTGGTGTCTGCTACTGGCTCCTTTTATCGATTCATTTGAAGGGGATGCCTGGCGGCCACAGGGCTTTTTTTTGCGGCTCGTTGCGGCAGGGCTGCTGGTTCCCGTCTTTGAAGAGATGGCCATCCGTGGATATGTATTCCGGGTTGCCCTTCAATGGGATCAGGCCCGTAAAGCCAGATCCCCGGAACCTCTTGAAGCTGCACTTGATCGATCCAATCTTCTGGATGTAAAAGATGGTGCATGGACATGGCCTGCCGTATTGATATCCTCCATTGCCTTTACCCTTGGCCACACATCTCCTGAATGGTTGGCAGCCTTTGCCTACAGCCTCCTCATCTCCTGGCTCTGGGTAAAGAGGGGGGACCTTCTCTCCTGCATTGTGGCCCATGGAACCACCAATTTGGTGCTGGCGGTCTTTGTTTTTATGACTGGTCAGTGGGGGTTCTGGTAACCCCATCAAAGTATTTCAAGATTGTTAAAATTCGCTCATAATGCCCTTTTTCGATCAAAATAGGCATATTAATCTCTAAAAAAAGTTCGCTTGTAAATGGAATGGAGTCAAGACAATAAAAATAATACAATATACAGAATCCTATAAAAAAGCTTGGGATGATTTTGTAAATTATCATCCCAATTCAAATTTATATCATTTGTCAGGGTGGAAAAATGTGATTGAGAAAACCTATGGTCATAAAACCTTCTATCTCATGGCCATAAACGCTGCAAACGCAATTATTGGCATTCTTCCCCTTGCTCATTTGAAGCATTTTGTTTTTGGTAACAATTTGGTGTCCATACCTTATTTTGACATGTCCGGTATCTTGGCAATTGATGAACAAACAGAAAAAATGCTTTTTAGTGAAGCCATAAAATTAGGGCAAAAACTCAAGGTCGATTCAATTGAACTGCGTCATTCAACGCCTTTATCATTGCTTTATAAAATCAATCAAAAAGATTCAACGATTACCTACCAATGTAATACTGATGAAGATCTGATAATCCATGAATTAAAGGATCAAAAGGTTCGTATGGTTCTTCAATTACCAGAAACTTCTGAGATGTTAATGAAATCTTTTAATTCAAAATTTCGAAATAAAATAAAGCGACCCATTCGGGACGGTTTAAAATGCAAAACAGGCGGGATCGAACTTTTGAATGATTTTTACACTGTTTTTACAATTAACATGAGAGATCTGGGTTCTCCTGTTCATTCAAAGGATTTTATTAAAAATGTGCTAAAAGAGTTTCCTGATAAAGCAAAAATAGGGATTGTTTATAAGGATAAACGTCCCATTGCCTGTATATTGGTAATTGGATTTAAAAAGATGCTGGCCAATCCGTGGGCCTCTTCCCTGAGGGAATTTGCAAATTTGAGGGCAAATACCCTTCAATACTGGACCATGCTGGAATTTGCATGTGACAATGGTTATACCTGTTTTGATTTTGGACGTTCCTCACCCGATGAAGGAACTTATAAGTTTAAGGAAAAGTGGGGTGCCACATCGACTCCTCTTCATTGGTATTACACTTCCATGGACGGTGGTGTGGTTGATACAGCAAGTTCAAAAAAAGCTAAATTTGATGCAGCCATTAAACTTTGGCAAAAAATGCCCGTTGTTTTTACAAAAATGATTGGTCCTTTCATCCGAAAAAATATCAGCTTGTGATCCATTAAACCTATTATGAAAATTCTTTACATTGCCCATCGAATACCCTATCCACCCAATAAAGGGGATAAGATACGAACATTTAATGAAATAAAGTATCTTTCAGTTTTTCATGAAATTCATTTGGCCTGTTTAGCGGATAATCCAGAAGATTTGAAATACGACAAGAATCTGAAGAAGCATTGTGAAAAAGTAAAGGTAATTCCCTTAAACACAAAACTTGCAAAGATAAAAAGCTTGATTGCTTTATTGTCTAAATCACCATTGTCGGTGAGCTATTTTTATTCAAGACAACTTCAAAGAACCATAAATAATTGGGTGTCAGCAACACAGTACGATGCAGTTATCTGTTTTTGTTCGACAATGGCTGAATATATATTTCGATCACCTCAATTAAATCCTGTTTTAAATTCTAATGGGCCTGTTTTAATAATGGATTTCTGTGATCTGGATTCTGAAAAATGGGGTCAATATGCAAATAAAAGTCGATTTCCCTTTAATATAGTTTATGGGATAGAACACAAACGTTTATTTAAGTATGAAAAATCTATTAATAATGCTTTTCATCATTCTGTAGTGGTTTCCCCACGTGAAAAAGAACTGTTTACTGAATTGTATCCGTCTGTGAAGAATATTACGGCAATTCCCAATGGGGTGGATTATGAATATTTTTCACCATATGCCAAGTTTGATTCTATAGAATCAGGAGACAGTCATTCCCACCCGATTTTAGTCTTCACAGGTGCCATGGATTATTATGCCAACATTGAAGGTGTTACCTGGTTTTGCAATGAAATTTTGCCTGGAGTAAAAAAAACATACCCTAAAGTTCAGTTTTATATAGTGGGAAGTAATCCCGCATCAAAAGTCAGGGAACTGGAAAATATTCAAGGCGTTAAAGTAACCGGTTTTGTAGAAGATATCCGGCCTTATTATCAATTCGCCGATGTTTGTGTGGTCCCGCTTAGAATCGCTGCCGGAATCCAGAATAAAGTATTAGAGGCCATGTCCATGGGTAAACCAGTTGTAACTACTGCAAAAGCCTTGGATGGGATTCATGCTGTTATTGATGAACATGTCCTGGTTGAAGATCTGCCGCTAAAATTTTCGATTGCTGTTACTCAACTACTTACAAGCATAGAACAAAGAAAGACGCTTGGAGCAAACGCAAGAAAATTTGTAAAACAAAAATATAACTGGGAAATCAACATGGGGCATTTTGAGCGTCTGCTTCATGCTTCCGATTTAATGGGTATATGATTATGATACAAGGAAAAACCATTATCTGCTTTGCCAGCGGATACGAGGCCCCCCCCACAAGTAAGCACCATGTGATGCATCTTCTGGCCGAGACTAATGTGGTGTTATGGATTAATTACCACGGGTCCCGGGTGCCCACAGCAAGCTCTTCAGATTTGGTTTATATGGTAAAAAAACTTTTGCAGGTGATAAAAGGATTAAAACGACCAAGAAAAAATCTTTATGTGTTAACTCCCCTGGTCATCCCCCTGCCAAGTTCACCCCTTGTGCGAAGGTTGAATCGATTGTTGTTGATAACCCAGATCCGACTGGCCTTGGGAAAGGTAAAAGAGGGGCCGACGCAGATCTGGTCATTTACTCCGGATGTTGCATACACCCTGGGTCATTTTAATGAAGAAAAAGTGGTGTACTATTGTGTTGATGATCATGCGTCATTTTCTGGTTACAATAAGGCCCAGGTTTTACAGGATGAAAAAGAACTTTGCCATAAATCTGATCTTGTAATTACTACAGCCATGGTTTTGCAGGAGGCGAAAAAGGACTGGAATCCCAATACCATTCTTGTTCCCCATGGGGTCGATTTTGATCATTTTAACCGAGCGGTTCATGAAACTTTTTCATGCCCAAAGGAATTGGAATTCATTCCAAGGCCCCGCTTGGGATTTTTTGGTCTAATCCGGGATTGGGTGGATGTGGATCTGTTGTGGGAGGTGGCCCAAAAAAGGGCGGATTGGCATTTTGTGTTAATTGGCGATGCTGATTCAAGTGTGGAATTGAGCAAGTATAGATCCACCCCTAATATGCATTTTTTAGGACGTAAAAAATACCAGGATCTGCCGGCATTTTGCCAGCATTTTGATATGGGGCTGATTCCTTTTAAGGTCAATGAACTTACCCATGCAGTAAATCCAATTAAGCTTCGTGAGTATCTTGCAGCGGGGCTGCCTGTCATCTCAACTCCGATGCCAGAGGTTAAACTGTATGATAAGTTTATTCAGATTGTAGAAACCCAAGAAGAATTTGAAAAAGCTGTTGAAAAGTATCTTTTAGAATCAAAGGAAGACCGCAGATTAAGCATCAAAGCCATGTCTCAAGAAACCTGGCCTGAGAAAATTAAGCAAATTTGCAGTAGTTTGTATTGATTTCGGACCTCTATATGTTCTTACATTTGGAAAGTGATTTGTTTTTAAACGTCAGGAATGAGTATGGAATCAAAACGAAATAACAATTTAGATTTATTGCGTACTATAGGGTTGTTAGGTGTGATTTTGGCGCACGTATCTCCACCTGATATTGTAATGCAGCTTAGAACTTTTGATGTACCTTTGATGGTCTTTGTCAGTGGAATTGCGTATGGGATCTCTAATGATAATCAGTCTGCATCTGTTTTATATTATCGGCATCGACTCTTAAGGTTATTGGCTCCAACTTGGACTTTCTTACTCGTTTTTTTCTCGTATTTTTGGATCGTCGATATAGTCACTAATGACCATTACATTACCTCGTATCTCATTATAAATAGTCTTTTCTTAAGAGGGGGGGGGATTGGTTATCTTTGGATTATCAAGGTGTTTCTGTTAGTCGCAATAAGTTCGCCGATTATCCAGTATGTTAACAAACGAATACAAAATAATTTTATTTATTATTTTTTTATATGTATGCTTTTAATCTTATATTTTTATTTAACTGATATAAAAATTGCGAATAATATTGAATTTCAAAATAGCCTTTTTAGGATTTTGGTCAATGAATATCTATTTTATATAATACCCTATTCATTGATATTTGCAGTTGGATTGCGCATTTCAATTCTACCAAAAAATCAAATTATTATTTTATTCCTTTTTACGCTGATTTCATACGTGTTTGTTTCTCGGATTAACGTAGAAAATGTATTTTCTAATATCAACGCATTCAAATATCCCCCCCAATCATTTTGGACTATTTATGGCCTAATGATTTCTATCCTGCTATATCTTTTTCTAACATACGGTAATATGCATTTGCAGTTTCATAAGTTAATTTTTTTTATGAGCTCATCCTCCATGTGGATATATTTATGGCATATATTTTTGTTGAAAAATTGGAATCATGGGACGGGTCATATCCCCGATTTTGCAAAAAATTATTTTGTAAAATTCCTTGTTCTTACTGTGCTTGCGTCACTGATAACCTACTTGCAAAAAAAAGGTTTCCATTTTCTAATAGCTAAATATGAAAAACATCATTTTATTTATAGGGTTATATCCGTATGTTTTTTAAAATAATTACCTCCCAATATGGATTCATATAATAATGACAGGTGCACGTATTGTTTTAAGAAATTTAACCGCAAATTGGATCGGACACGGGGCCGGTCTTGTGGTTATGTTCTTTTTATCCCCTTTTATCGTCCATACACTTGGCGTTACAGAGTATGGAATCTGGCAACTTCTGACTGTTTTAACAGGATATATGGGCGTCCTGGATCTTGGGGTAAGGGCCAGCACAGGTCGTTATATTATTCTTTTTCTCGGCCAGCAGGAATATGAAAAGGTTGATGAAACCATACGCACCGGTTTGGGCCTTTATACCGTCTTAAGCGGGCTTATACTGTTTGCCGGTTTCATACTTGGACTGGTGTTTCCATGGGTGTTCCCTTCTGTTCCCCAGGAATATCATATGACTGTGGCGGTCTTGCTTCCCGTACTTGCTGTCAATATATGGATTTCAGCGTTAAGAACGATTCTTTCCAGTTTGCTTGCAGCATATGACCGATTTGATCTGGCAAGGGGATCAGATCTTATAATGCTTGCGGTCCGCACGATTGGTACTATTGTGGTACTTAAGCTGGGTATGGGGTTGATCGGTTTAACCATCGCAATTGTCGGTTGTAATATCGTTGGCTTAATAGTCAATTTAATGCTTTGCAATCGTATCCATAGCGGGCTTAAACTCTGGCCTCTGATGTTGAAAAAAGATCGAATGAAAGAGCTCTATAACTACGGAATTGGAGCATTCGTTGTAGCGGTATCTGCCAAGATTATCGGTCAAACTGATTTGCTGCTGGTTGGGAATTTGATCAGTATTGACTCCGTTGCTGTATATAGTATCGGTGCTATGCTTATTTATTATTCTGATACTTTTACCAAGCAGATCTATATGACCTTTTTCCCCTCGTTACAACGGGCTGTTGCCCAGGAAAATTTCGGTGAGGTCAGATGGATACTTAACCGGTTGATAAGCTTGTCACTTATCCTTGGTATACTTATGTATGTTGGATATGCTTTTTTTGGTGTATCGTTCATAACACTCTGGATGTTTGATGCGAAGATTTTTCCTTTGACCTCGGTTGAATCGGCTGCCAAGGTTATGGCAATTCTTTCCTGTGCAAAACTGTTGCTTCTTTTAGGGCAGTTTAGTCGAAGTCTTCTTGCTGCAACCGGTCATATAAGTTTTTCCGCCAAAATGACAATAGTCGAGGCGATGATCAACTTAATTTTGTCTATTTCATTTGTTGTCGTGTTCGACTGGGGTTTGACAGGTATTGCAGCGGGGACTTTGGGTTCTCACCTTCTCATACAAACAATTCTTGTACCACATTATGCCTGTAAGAAAGTTGGAATGAGCTGGGGCGGTTTGCTGCTGTCAACGGGTAGCAGGGGTTTAATTGCAGCTGGACTTTTTTCAGGGATTTGCTTTGGCATGCAAC
Coding sequences:
- the hepT gene encoding type VII toxin-antitoxin system HepT family RNase toxin, encoding MDKQIILDKLSSLKRCVERVESKVPKNSAVLKIDFDLQDIISLNLQRAVQVSVDIAAHINAGLDDARPPASMTDSFDNLNRAGILSESLCIRMKKSVGYRNIAVHEYSTINWDLVFSVATKNLNDFREFSKSILTWLKVQS
- a CDS encoding exosortase/archaeosortase family protein — translated: MNFKLEKNLAIQILILTGVFVALYSHAIATLIYDWSNNANFSHGFLIPFVAAYMVWHKKETLKTIEIKSSPAGIGVIVFGMLCYLAGTIGSELFVMRSSMIITISGMVIYLFGFQIFKAVLIPILYLILMIPIPAIIWNKIAFPLQLFAANLSSGMVHLLGIPVLRDGNILHLANTSLEVVDACSGIRSLTSLLALSGAFAFIAPLGNFKKWVLFFSALPIAVVVNIVRLTITAVMATYIGPEAAQGFLHEMSGILVFAVALALVYLVFIIELKFEK
- a CDS encoding type II toxin-antitoxin system VapC family toxin yields the protein MEVKRILIDTNIYSHAMRADHEVTHLLRKVDEIGISVISVGELYSGFKGGTRERGNRDELELFLDSPRVVLYSVDIQTADYYSEIITNLKKAGTPIPTNDIWIASVAFQHGLKLFTKDVHFSFVKGLILV
- a CDS encoding XrtA system polysaccharide deacetylase; the encoded protein is MSKPNKTLNKSILLTFDVEDWFQVENFKGYIPFSSWSSLDMRVESNTQIILDLLDSFAFKPKATFFILGWIAKRVPGLVREIHDRGHEVASHGISHHLCTHQSLGELSEDLSASKKLLEDLTGEGVYGYRAPSFAVDNDILKLIQKAGYLYDSSYNSFAMHGRYGRLDLSQAEKQGTAFKPFSDFLELPVSNLSLGTKIFPLGGGGYFRLIPFQLFKQGMKSVLSKDDAFVFYSHPWEFDPDQPRVKQASKGFKFRHYTNLGRTRKKLYSLIDTFSRCEFSTCKNYIG
- a CDS encoding CPBP family glutamic-type intramembrane protease; the protein is MTNRNLALPYLLPYFAYVGIASLLDGKISIEFNYLLRILVVTPLIVWGWKWFMPLSSPGKKFMSVLWGVGTGLVGFALWCLLLAPFIDSFEGDAWRPQGFFLRLVAAGLLVPVFEEMAIRGYVFRVALQWDQARKARSPEPLEAALDRSNLLDVKDGAWTWPAVLISSIAFTLGHTSPEWLAAFAYSLLISWLWVKRGDLLSCIVAHGTTNLVLAVFVFMTGQWGFW
- a CDS encoding FemAB family XrtA/PEP-CTERM system-associated protein, with translation MQYTESYKKAWDDFVNYHPNSNLYHLSGWKNVIEKTYGHKTFYLMAINAANAIIGILPLAHLKHFVFGNNLVSIPYFDMSGILAIDEQTEKMLFSEAIKLGQKLKVDSIELRHSTPLSLLYKINQKDSTITYQCNTDEDLIIHELKDQKVRMVLQLPETSEMLMKSFNSKFRNKIKRPIRDGLKCKTGGIELLNDFYTVFTINMRDLGSPVHSKDFIKNVLKEFPDKAKIGIVYKDKRPIACILVIGFKKMLANPWASSLREFANLRANTLQYWTMLEFACDNGYTCFDFGRSSPDEGTYKFKEKWGATSTPLHWYYTSMDGGVVDTASSKKAKFDAAIKLWQKMPVVFTKMIGPFIRKNISL
- a CDS encoding TIGR03087 family PEP-CTERM/XrtA system glycosyltransferase, translating into MKILYIAHRIPYPPNKGDKIRTFNEIKYLSVFHEIHLACLADNPEDLKYDKNLKKHCEKVKVIPLNTKLAKIKSLIALLSKSPLSVSYFYSRQLQRTINNWVSATQYDAVICFCSTMAEYIFRSPQLNPVLNSNGPVLIMDFCDLDSEKWGQYANKSRFPFNIVYGIEHKRLFKYEKSINNAFHHSVVVSPREKELFTELYPSVKNITAIPNGVDYEYFSPYAKFDSIESGDSHSHPILVFTGAMDYYANIEGVTWFCNEILPGVKKTYPKVQFYIVGSNPASKVRELENIQGVKVTGFVEDIRPYYQFADVCVVPLRIAAGIQNKVLEAMSMGKPVVTTAKALDGIHAVIDEHVLVEDLPLKFSIAVTQLLTSIEQRKTLGANARKFVKQKYNWEINMGHFERLLHASDLMGI
- a CDS encoding glycosyltransferase; its protein translation is MVKKLLQVIKGLKRPRKNLYVLTPLVIPLPSSPLVRRLNRLLLITQIRLALGKVKEGPTQIWSFTPDVAYTLGHFNEEKVVYYCVDDHASFSGYNKAQVLQDEKELCHKSDLVITTAMVLQEAKKDWNPNTILVPHGVDFDHFNRAVHETFSCPKELEFIPRPRLGFFGLIRDWVDVDLLWEVAQKRADWHFVLIGDADSSVELSKYRSTPNMHFLGRKKYQDLPAFCQHFDMGLIPFKVNELTHAVNPIKLREYLAAGLPVISTPMPEVKLYDKFIQIVETQEEFEKAVEKYLLESKEDRRLSIKAMSQETWPEKIKQICSSLY
- a CDS encoding acyltransferase family protein, with the protein product MESKRNNNLDLLRTIGLLGVILAHVSPPDIVMQLRTFDVPLMVFVSGIAYGISNDNQSASVLYYRHRLLRLLAPTWTFLLVFFSYFWIVDIVTNDHYITSYLIINSLFLRGGGIGYLWIIKVFLLVAISSPIIQYVNKRIQNNFIYYFFICMLLILYFYLTDIKIANNIEFQNSLFRILVNEYLFYIIPYSLIFAVGLRISILPKNQIIILFLFTLISYVFVSRINVENVFSNINAFKYPPQSFWTIYGLMISILLYLFLTYGNMHLQFHKLIFFMSSSSMWIYLWHIFLLKNWNHGTGHIPDFAKNYFVKFLVLTVLASLITYLQKKGFHFLIAKYEKHHFIYRVISVCFLK
- a CDS encoding oligosaccharide flippase family protein, with translation MTGARIVLRNLTANWIGHGAGLVVMFFLSPFIVHTLGVTEYGIWQLLTVLTGYMGVLDLGVRASTGRYIILFLGQQEYEKVDETIRTGLGLYTVLSGLILFAGFILGLVFPWVFPSVPQEYHMTVAVLLPVLAVNIWISALRTILSSLLAAYDRFDLARGSDLIMLAVRTIGTIVVLKLGMGLIGLTIAIVGCNIVGLIVNLMLCNRIHSGLKLWPLMLKKDRMKELYNYGIGAFVVAVSAKIIGQTDLLLVGNLISIDSVAVYSIGAMLIYYSDTFTKQIYMTFFPSLQRAVAQENFGEVRWILNRLISLSLILGILMYVGYAFFGVSFITLWMFDAKIFPLTSVESAAKVMAILSCAKLLLLLGQFSRSLLAATGHISFSAKMTIVEAMINLILSISFVVVFDWGLTGIAAGTLGSHLLIQTILVPHYACKKVGMSWGGLLLSTGSRGLIAAGLFSGICFGMQHLFTTQNWFEFFIQVAACVLCYIPIALLLLVSSNDKKRLWNKIYRPIVKS